The Drosophila subobscura isolate 14011-0131.10 chromosome A, UCBerk_Dsub_1.0, whole genome shotgun sequence genome includes the window TGATCACTTCACTAgttgtgcctctgcctctgccgctgccgctgcctctgctacTGCTTCGCTTTTACTTCAATCAATGCTGCGAGTGACTCTGGCGAATgctgttaattgaatttggaGGTCGGTACTGTCGTCCATCACATGGGAAATACTGTACTTTTGGGACTGGTATTGgagctctctttctctctctctggtagCCCGAACATGAGCAATTATGCtttgttatttgtttatggccattttcgttttcatttgtttaaagAACTTAATTTACAAAACGAAATGTAGTCACCAGCATCGccagctgtgtgtggctggcttCTCCACCATCTCAAGTGTTCGActgttcaaatatttgcgcacGAGTCGAGAAATTCGAAGCTGAAGCTCTTTCTCTCAAGTTACACAAAGTCTCGCCATAACTTTGGACTTGCCCAATTGCCCCTTTATCATTCACTCTACGAACCGAACTTAATTgcacttcatttatttattggattGCACTTTTACAATCAGCTCTGACTTTTCTATGACACCTGAAAACCTCAGGGAAATGTTCGGAAGAGTAGAAGAAAACTATCATCAGTTGATTGTTATATCTAGTTGTCATGCATATCTGATTCTATTTTATCTATCTCTGACACATCTATCAAGTGAATGATTAAGTGAGAgagtcatcatcatctgcaCTCGTTCAACTGTTGACACCTTAAATGGATGGGTAAACTAACTGAAGTTAAACCAACGATAGCCGCTGGCTGTCGCAGAGCTTTCCACCCCAACCCTACCGATGGGGCTCGAGAGCTCCGGATGTGCCGCAGACGGAGTGGAGAGGCAACCCTTTAGGGTGAATTTCCACATGCATCAAGTGGTTTTCATTGTGCGGGAGAGCATCGCTTAgggaattaaattaaagcaaaaattgcatttcctgtCAAGCTAAGTTGTACGCCCCCCCCCCCCGCACTCTGCCACTCCCGTTACTCAATTAGATggaaattatatataaattaacACAATTCATGGATTTATTACCACAGCAAACGATCCACAGCGCGGACTCGTTGAGCctccaatcgaatcgaatcgcaATCGTAATGAAACGTCTCGAATGATGTGCAAATGCTTCGTTGGACTTTCAAAACGTGAAAAAGCATTGCAAAAACTATTGGGAATCACTCTACTGCAGCGGAATGTCATCATCAGTCCCGATAAGATTATTCAGGATAAAAACCCATTCAGCAAAAAGCTCCTTCAAGCAACACAAGCTTTCCTCACAGCGCTTTGTTGGCTCTCTGGATCGATCTTATCTTCTTATCTGTTCACCATTCCTTTCGAAGCTCtccctggctgtggctctggcgtgtagttgttttttttttccattggAATCTAAAACCAACCGCAAAAGCTCGGTTAACCGTTCACCAAAGGTGCGGTAAAAAGTGTGTAGGGCACTTTTGATGTGGGGTTAATGTTTTtagcttgtttttgttttttctgttttgctttgtgCGCTTTTTGCTTGCTACTTCATGAAATATTCGTGATTCTAGCTGTGAATTTTCGTGGTTTTTGGCACAACATTTCAGCTGAACTTTTCGTATAACATTGACTCTGGGCAATACTTTGTGTGTATTGTATATTCGAAATCGTTTTTTTAATGGCAAACTAAAAACAGATTTTTATTTCGCGTTGGCTTTTCTTCGTTGTCATTAACCTTGAAATATCGAAATATCGTTTGACGACGGTGACGCCGAACGATGACGGCCAGGGCGCATAATAGATATGGATATATGGCAAGGTGTCGTTTGCCAATTTGTATCGGAGGGGGCGTAagcaaatacacaaacacataaacacacacagagttgTGTTCGTTGCTAATTTACATGATTTGCTCGTCTCGTCTCCTCTCTCCCATGGGGGAATGGCAAAAACAGCATCAACATTTCTTGTTTTCCCTACTTCGGCATTACTTATACCCTTACCGGCAGAGAGTGTACCGAATTTAACAGAGAACGAAACTAGCGGCTCGTCCAGCCTCTTAAATTGGTTCCCTATATTTATGGGGAAGtgtataatttattgaaatcGGATGAAATTTACAAACATATACACGGAGACACCACCGAAATGCAAGGGTATTCAAAGCCCGACCcgcaaatttttgttttttcgcttggattgtttgttttggtttgatGCGTGggctgtgctgttgttgccttaCGCAATGcccagaaggagaaggaatcCAGAGAggaaagcaaaaagagagagggggagtgggagtgggagagatgTGTGCAAATGCATTGCATCAGCCATCTCCCATCATACTTCTGTCCTCTCTGTTTCActtattttctctcttctctgcatttttgtattttcctgCTACGATGATGCCCTCTCTAGCTGTTTTTATCGTTTTGAACTTTATTATGGAGGCGCCTTACGGTTGGCTCCAAAATgttacatgtgtgtgtgtgcacaagcCCTGGGGTTAAAACtgtatatataaaaacaaaaaaataaacacaaaatgtagTAAATTTGTACTTTAAACAGGGCTAAGGCAAATATTCGCATTAGCAATGAAATCAGcgcacaaaattaaaacagTAAAACACACACGCGACGCCGCCACTCGACGCAAAGCGGCaagaaccacaacaacaacagcaacggcggTCAGTTCAGCGGTCCGTTCCGTCCGCCTTGCTCTCTCTagctgttctttttgttgttgttggcccaACCGGCGTAAGCGCCTGCAAATGACAAACTGAGCGCCAAAGCGCGACGTTCACGAACCACCAGCCGCCAACCTCCCAGTCCCCCACCAGTGATAGAGCGgtgggcagagcagcagagcacagcGTTCGGCCgccacagccaacaacagcGAGCAGAGCGCGAGGCAGTGCTGTGCATTTGGCCCCCTAGCGGGAAGATCTGTTGGGTCTGTCAAAAAATCTCTGGCTACAAATTTAGTTGTTGATCAACTttgaagtgtttttttttgcacagctAAAGCTTGAATGTGGGACTATAGTTTACCCTATGATCGTATTTATTCAGCTTGAATTTccaagtttatttatttttggcaatcaCAAAGCTAGCTTGTTTCTGGCTGAAGTTGCATCACGGTTTGCTGGTCTCTCGCTTCCctcaactctctctctctctcgttgagcTGGTACGAGCGCCAGTTTGGCTGTGACGACAGCGTCGGCAGCGTTTCTAAGCAAGCTTAACAGAaaaaaatccaacaacaaagaaGCAGAAAGAATTTTTCGcgtttatttgctttgcttgccttttgtttgccagtGTAAGGAGGAAGGGGAGGCTCAAGTTCAAGGTACATTCCTTATAAGGTCAGGCATCCTCGTTTTTGTGGTTTGAGTTttaagatttaaaaaaaatgtacatacgaAACTGGACCAAAGGCTGTGCTCGGTGACTGCCTTACCTCCTGTTTACCATACCTTGTTCTGCCAAGTCGCTGTGATGGTTGGTGGTCTCCTCTGCCACagagatgctgatgctgctacTGCAACTCCTTTGATTGCTTGCGCAGCGCTTAATTGAACAGCCAACGCGCCGACATGATGCAGCGCTTGACACTTGCTCCTCCACGAAAGCCCCCGCAAATGCGGTGTAGCGACGGCGGTAGCAAAAGACAAAGACgacacaaatcaaatcaaaggcAAACATCAAGCACTTAGTAGAGAGCTTGTTACGAGCTCTCCGCTCCCGCTTTCCGCTCAAAACTCAAACTGAaaccatgtgtgtgttgtgtttatgACTTTGAGAGAGGATGCTGGATGCATCCCACCCAGCTGATACCCTGGGAATGAACCCACTACAATCTGCACTTTCTGGTAGCTTCTCTGAACACTTGACTCATTCTTATCGCTGAAAATAATTGAGTAACAAATTGAGTGTTTCCATGCAACGACACAGATAAGCGCAGGCAGAGAGTAGACAGAAAAGGGAGAGATAAGCAATGCAAGCCCAGGGTGTATTCATATAAGGTGAGGTGTTAAGCTCTTACACGAACAGGCATGCCTCCTATTGATCGCAGTCCAATGGCCATCTCTGGCGTGCATGCACAGACATGATCATGCATGATCCACTGACTGGATCAACCTGCTGACTCGACCGACTGACCATATATGCACATTAATAACTCTAAAAGGCTTTTAGAACGGATTTGCatagcagcaggcagccgacAGCTCACTATTTTCGCTGGCAAATCAAGTTCTACAACatttcaaaatgcaatttcagcAAAACTTGCCTTTTGGTTTTAGCCTATTACCTCGTTACCCCGGCCATAAAAATCGACCCAAAACAACTGTGGGTGATTAATACAATGTGTGCCTTAGccttagtgtgtgtgtgtgtgtgtgtacctgcAGGGTAATAAAAgttccaaacacacacagcgcgTAGGTAGTCTGTACACTACATTTATTCTCTGTTTCTCGTTGACTTGTATAAACTGTATAATAGTTGACTTAAATCTGCACTTCTTTAGTCTAGGCTTAATCGATTTTCCtctttcgattttcatattttcgaTTTCTTCCGCTTCACTCAACTTTCTTCTaaatcttttctttttcattcaaatatCACATTTcatggttttattttttgtttgttttttttttgtgtgcgtggcaggctgtgtgtgtgtgggggcgtgTCATGCGGCATGTCTCTTAGGCATCCGCATAGTCGATCACATCGCCAATCTGTACCGTCTCGTCGCTGCCCCCCGAATGATCGGAGCCCGAGTCCATATGCTCCATGGCCGCCAAACTGGCGGCACCATCCAGGCACTCGAAGCTTCTCACCCTGCCCCTactccctgtccctgccgccgccgcccccaTCCGCTGACTGTATGGCGGGGGCTGTACCTgaggctgtgactgtgactggggttgtggctgtgtttgGGGGTGGTGGAACTGTCTTTGGTGGCGTGCTGAAGTCAGCTGATTTGGATGGAATTGTGGCATCGCCTCGAGATCCTGTCGCAGATCCCGCACATGCCGCTGTGGGGTGATAtctgctcttcctgctccacctgctcctcctgttggTGGCCTGCTGTTGGGCgtggcactggctgtggcacgCCACACGGGCGTGGCATAGCTGACATGCTGCTGCGATGGTGGAGCTGGCGGCAGCTGACCTCTGGTGGACGGCAACTGAGGGGGGCCCAGGTGCCGCATGGGCAGGGCATACTGATAGGCCGGTGGTATATCGTTGATCGCATCTGCAAGTCGAACAAAAAGAGTCGATTCAAGTGACTTGGCAATGGATACAAAAAAAGGTAGAGCACAAATCTAAATGGATAGTTAGATTACAGATATTGAGGAagaaagccagagccagagatagAAACGGAGATACaactacatacataggtaAAGAGAAGGgggggaaggaaggaaaagaaGTACCGTTACCATTATGCAAGTGGGGAACAAAGTTTCAACTAATTTTGCTGTTTAGTAGTACCTTCGTGGGTTAATGCGCTCCatatttgtgtctgtgtgtgtgtagattgcattttctctctctatgtgtgtgtgtgtattgtgtgtggtgtggatttagtgtgtgtgtgtgtgctgggcgcttatacatacaaacatacaaatatttataaaataaaataatgtgCATGTGGATTGTATTTTGTGCATCCCGCGTGGATCATATGTGGATCCTAGGTTGATTATATTCGCAGCAGCTGTTCCTCCATGTGGGCATCGAAGTGGTTCCTCCTCAGACTATGgctattttttgttatttttaggttatttttttgatttggGTCTGGATTATGTTGGGTTGGTTCCTTAACAATGTACCACAACCTGCGTACATTTCTACATTCGGCTATACatattatttacataattattcTTAATTGGGATTACACGAGACTACAGGTACTAGAGGGTAAGGGTAACACCATCATGTTGAGAGGTTTTCACATTCGTTGCGTGTGGAATTCGTTGAGTGGACGGGTGCTAGTGCGAGGGGGTGTTGGTTcgagtgggcgtggccggccactgccactactgTTACGGTTGCAGTCGTACGAGGGCAGTACGCCGTAACCATGGCCGTAACCGTACTTACTGGAGCTCGGCGGGGCTGTGGAGTTGATGGGCTCCGAGTAGACGGGCGTCTCGGTCATCGGATCCGATGGCGATGAATATTCGCTGGTGAGCAGCGGCTGTTGCGGCTCTTCGTAGATGGGCTCCTCGTAGTTGGGGGCACTGGGTGCCGCCGATGCACTCGGACTGTCGTGTGGCATTGTCGATGTGGCATAGTAGTCTCCCCCACCCTGAGATGCTGgcccgttgctgttgctgtggctgttgctgtggctgttgctgctgccactgccgctggggTCATGGCAGTCCAACAGATGCTGCGTGAGCAAATCCTTAATAATCGACGAGCCATTGGGCATCTCCTTGATGGTGTCAATGACCTGATTCTTGCACTCGATGCGGCTCAACTTTCCGCTCATCAGCTTACGAATGCTCTTGCGGGTGCTGTCTCCGTCGCGCAGCGACTCTGTTTGCTTCAGCATGGTGCGCCGGGCATCATCCGTGAAGCTGCAGAGGTCCGAGTCCCCAGAGCCAGCGGCCGAACTGTTGCCGCTTCGTCCCCTCTTGCACGCGGCGGTGAGGCCCAGAACGATGAGGGATGCCAGACTCACAGCGACAATGAATCCCACGATGTACATGGCAATCTGGCCGATGGTTAGGCTACCGCCACTGCCCAGCAGATCGCTGGCGGTTCGTGTCGACCACTGGCCATTGGTGCAGTGCCGCGACACATTGTGATGGCCACCGCCGCAGGCTTCGTGCACAAAGCGCCGCCTGTTGACGCTGCTGGCATTGAAGCAGCCCCGATCCGTGGCCACCAGGGGACAAATGATCTCCGAATCGAGATCGTGATCGGTGAGGCGGTGCATCCACTCGCTGTCGCAGCTGCAGTCATGCCCCACCGTGATGCGATGCACCTCGCAGTTGCTGAAGTTCAGGCTATTCTGCTCCGGGTCCTCCAGTCGATTGTTGGCAAATGTGCAGTTGAAGGGCTTCGacagcttggccagctccaagCCGAACTGATTGAACTGCCCAAAGCTATTGTTCTCGATCACAATATGCTCGCCATCCTTCACGCGCAGCCAGTTGTGCTCCGTATGCTTCACCGTGTTGTCCTGTATGAAAACGAACACGCTGAAGATTTGCATGgcattcgatttgattttcatGATGCTGtcaacaagagagagaaatgatcATTTAGAGCTCCACAGAggtgctgtggctgcactCACGTGTTATTTTTGAGCGTCAGTCGAGAGATGCCGCAGTCGATGATTGCTTCGCTGTCAATCATGCCGATGGTGGTGCCCTTGAAGGAGACATGATCACTCCGGAGCTTGCTGGTGAGTGCCCGCGCCTCGATCGTGCCAATGTGGCAGTCCTCGAAGGAGAGCTCCTTGATTTCGGTCACATCGAATGCATTCGTTTGGATCCTGTCGATCGTTGCCTTCACAAAGCTCACCTTAAGCATTGAGACATCAAAGCTGCCAATCTGTTCGATTTTCGTGTCCTCGATGCGCAGCTAACGGGAGAGAGAAAAGGTTTCAAGTATGAGATGGATTGCTGGGTCCCCTGCATCCTACTTACATTCACCAGCGACTTGGCACTGCTATCCGAGTTGGGATAGAAGGTCTCCTCCTTCATCTCGAGATTCTCCACATGCCGAAAGCTGCACGAGATGTTCATGTTCTGGAAGGCACGCGGAAATAGCACCACATCATGGCTGttctccaccagcagcttGAATTCTCCACCTACGCAGAGGAAAAGCATTAGATTAGGGATATTGAATGCTTCCTCTCCTATCTTGAAACTCACCTGAGAAGGCGCCTTCGCGTATAAAGACGCGCTGAACATTCCGCACTTGTATGTCCGGATATCCACCAAGGTTGTTCTGAAATGCGTTCTTTGTGAGCTCCACCTGATCGCTATGCGCGCTCCCTTGGCCCACGATGTCAAAGAAATTTACGCGATTGCCGCGAAAGAACTCGTTGTGCAGCTCAAATTGTGTCCTGCCGGCCAGGCTTATTCTCATGGCGGTTATGGCCACTGGCACGAAGTATTTGGAGTCCCATTTGGGGGACAGCTGTACGAGAAGAGAAGGCAAACAAAGTGTTAAAATGAGTGCCCACAGACAGCAGCGTAGCTGCTAAAGAGAACCTGTGGCTGTTCTTCTTATC containing:
- the LOC117903851 gene encoding uncharacterized protein LOC117903851; this translates as MSGTSTMLLLILGTLLLVVCDVEAGGRPLYGRLPIAAYSGSWPAWNSAAAAPASLITETSGENICNHCHCLGKMVTCDFKQNRTLSPKWDSKYFVPVAITAMRISLAGRTQFELHNEFFRGNRVNFFDIVGQGSAHSDQVELTKNAFQNNLGGYPDIQVRNVQRVFIREGAFSGGEFKLLVENSHDVVLFPRAFQNMNISCSFRHVENLEMKEETFYPNSDSSAKSLVNLRIEDTKIEQIGSFDVSMLKVSFVKATIDRIQTNAFDVTEIKELSFEDCHIGTIEARALTSKLRSDHVSFKGTTIGMIDSEAIIDCGISRLTLKNNTIMKIKSNAMQIFSVFVFIQDNTVKHTEHNWLRVKDGEHIVIENNSFGQFNQFGLELAKLSKPFNCTFANNRLEDPEQNSLNFSNCEVHRITVGHDCSCDSEWMHRLTDHDLDSEIICPLVATDRGCFNASSVNRRRFVHEACGGGHHNVSRHCTNGQWSTRTASDLLGSGGSLTIGQIAMYIVGFIVAVSLASLIVLGLTAACKRGRSGNSSAAGSGDSDLCSFTDDARRTMLKQTESLRDGDSTRKSIRKLMSGKLSRIECKNQVIDTIKEMPNGSSIIKDLLTQHLLDCHDPSGSGSSNSHSNSHSNSNGPASQGGGDYYATSTMPHDSPSASAAPSAPNYEEPIYEEPQQPLLTSEYSSPSDPMTETPVYSEPINSTAPPSSNAINDIPPAYQYALPMRHLGPPQLPSTRGQLPPAPPSQQHVSYATPVWRATASATPNSRPPTGGAGGAGRADITPQRHVRDLRQDLEAMPQFHPNQLTSARHQRQFHHPQTQPQPQSQSQPQVQPPPYSQRMGAAAAGTGSRGRVRSFECLDGAASLAAMEHMDSGSDHSGGSDETVQIGDVIDYADA